A stretch of Fundicoccus culcitae DNA encodes these proteins:
- a CDS encoding ABC transporter permease translates to MNNLNQLWKKRFNQLMKEVGKYSRLIFNDHFSIILLFILGFGAFYYREQLLRLEAMDPSSIRLPLILIILGIQAATFYIGRPIWFTQDPDKSYLFARGKEWRSYWLKGTGLSLVLPVILNGVVAVIVTPLLTLATAWQIDQLIPFILIVITLKICSQFDLYLNAFRQSNQLHNIWMHLGVFILTMAVSYLLPQPWHLWVPIAVLIILAGYLYMEYKKSQQQAIQFNEVLEAEALRESRFYKWISIFADVPKLKPSFKRRAYLDGLIETLSRKLGDRYSFLYIRSLFRNNAYSGIWFRVMLFIAALLLFVPNAWFAGILGVIGFILTIVQLVPLMNYYRGNPYQQLYPNRQTQPLKPFQTVIAVILFIQLLVFALAALIALPWNLNLLLIIVAWLAAILLLVSLYVPFWYRKHGQTF, encoded by the coding sequence GTGAATAACCTCAATCAACTTTGGAAAAAACGTTTCAATCAATTGATGAAGGAAGTTGGCAAGTACAGTCGCTTAATATTTAATGATCATTTCTCGATTATCCTGTTATTTATTTTGGGGTTTGGGGCTTTTTATTATCGCGAACAACTCTTACGACTTGAAGCCATGGACCCGTCATCCATCAGGCTGCCACTTATTTTAATCATTTTAGGCATTCAAGCAGCCACCTTTTATATAGGTAGACCGATTTGGTTTACCCAAGATCCCGACAAAAGTTATTTATTTGCTCGCGGCAAAGAATGGCGCAGCTATTGGCTAAAAGGAACCGGCTTGAGCCTTGTTCTACCTGTCATCTTGAATGGGGTCGTGGCCGTTATCGTTACACCCCTATTAACTCTAGCTACGGCATGGCAAATTGACCAACTAATTCCTTTCATCCTCATCGTCATCACGCTCAAAATATGCAGCCAATTCGATTTGTACTTAAATGCCTTTCGTCAATCCAATCAGCTCCATAACATTTGGATGCATCTGGGTGTATTCATTTTAACAATGGCCGTTTCGTATTTATTACCGCAACCTTGGCATCTATGGGTGCCGATAGCAGTCCTAATAATATTAGCCGGTTACCTCTATATGGAATATAAAAAGAGTCAACAACAAGCGATTCAATTTAATGAAGTACTTGAGGCTGAAGCCCTGCGTGAAAGCCGCTTTTACAAATGGATTTCGATTTTTGCGGATGTGCCAAAACTCAAGCCATCCTTTAAGCGCCGTGCTTATTTAGACGGCCTCATTGAAACCCTTAGTCGAAAACTCGGTGACCGCTATAGCTTTCTCTATATCCGTTCACTGTTTCGCAATAACGCCTATAGTGGCATCTGGTTTCGCGTGATGCTATTTATTGCGGCGCTTTTACTCTTTGTGCCCAACGCATGGTTCGCTGGCATCCTGGGCGTGATTGGATTTATTCTGACAATCGTTCAGTTGGTTCCGCTGATGAATTATTACCGGGGCAATCCCTACCAACAGCTGTACCCCAACCGCCAAACGCAACCCTTAAAGCCATTCCAAACGGTCATTGCGGTTATTTTGTTCATTCAACTGCTGGTGTTTGCGCTCGCGGCTCTTATCGCCTTGCCTTGGAATCTCAATCTGTTGTTGATTATTGTCGCTTGGCTGGCCGCCATTCTACTCCTCGTAAGCCTTTACGTTCCTTTCTGGTATCGTAAACATGGACAAACCTTTTAA